From the Luteolibacter rhizosphaerae genome, one window contains:
- a CDS encoding 4Fe-4S binding protein produces MLIACYRLGLLVAAFFALYFTTAKREDRQVDHLDGAALLSLLKTDLPTAASVGAPEGDDRLRPVLRPDGETVGWLAQSYPESLPVIGYAGPTNLLVVFDTSRRVRGVHLLESADTAGHVAKVAGDPRFLSQWNGRHQASLASPGEPVMVSSASLTSEAIARGLAARFGAREMDQWFPGEVPIGEIRRWFPEASRIEGATVSNARGERLGELLRSSRMGVSVRGFQGSQDLLLALDGDRILGVSLQGSRDNQPYTSDVRDGLVFDTPFSSRSNEQILAAVPGELVMVSGASRTAESVEETVREMLRRHFAPEIKAGPAIGWREGIAFAWIGVGLLLGLGPWRGRKRLRMLFSLVSVACGGLWLGLMTGQDQWIKSGMRGSITGSALPLLALTVSALLIPAVFGKNIYCSHLCPHGAAQQLMGSFRKKRHSLPPKLHRFLVGMPWLTLVLLWAMAFLGIGVPFSHSEPFEVWSAGFVALLPVVIFIGGLAAASFLPQAYCHYGCPTGAVLKFLASAPGRWTRRDSIAGGLVALSWFLVPMA; encoded by the coding sequence GTGCTCATCGCATGCTACCGCCTCGGTCTTTTGGTGGCGGCATTCTTCGCGCTCTATTTCACCACGGCCAAGCGTGAGGATCGACAGGTCGATCATCTGGACGGTGCTGCGTTGCTGTCCTTGTTGAAGACGGATTTGCCGACGGCAGCTTCGGTTGGTGCTCCGGAAGGCGATGATCGTCTTCGACCGGTGCTGAGACCCGACGGCGAAACGGTCGGATGGCTTGCCCAGAGCTACCCCGAATCACTCCCCGTGATCGGCTATGCCGGGCCGACGAATTTGCTGGTGGTCTTCGATACTTCCCGCCGTGTCCGCGGGGTGCATCTTTTGGAAAGCGCTGATACGGCCGGTCATGTGGCCAAGGTCGCCGGGGATCCTCGCTTTCTGAGCCAGTGGAACGGTCGTCATCAAGCCAGCTTGGCATCACCGGGAGAGCCGGTGATGGTAAGCAGTGCGTCTCTAACAAGCGAGGCGATCGCACGAGGTCTTGCGGCCCGTTTCGGAGCACGGGAGATGGACCAATGGTTTCCCGGCGAAGTTCCTATCGGGGAGATCAGGCGCTGGTTTCCGGAGGCCTCGCGGATTGAGGGTGCCACGGTCTCCAATGCCCGGGGTGAGCGACTGGGCGAGCTCCTGCGCTCCAGCCGCATGGGCGTTTCGGTGCGTGGCTTCCAAGGCTCACAGGATCTGCTCCTTGCTCTCGATGGGGATCGCATCCTCGGCGTCTCCTTGCAGGGTAGCCGGGATAACCAACCCTATACGTCCGACGTCCGGGACGGACTTGTCTTCGACACACCCTTCAGCAGTCGCTCGAATGAACAGATTCTCGCGGCCGTCCCCGGCGAGCTCGTGATGGTTTCCGGAGCCAGCCGGACTGCCGAATCGGTGGAGGAGACGGTGAGAGAGATGCTGCGGAGGCATTTCGCTCCCGAGATCAAGGCGGGTCCGGCGATCGGATGGCGGGAAGGAATTGCCTTCGCTTGGATCGGCGTGGGGCTCTTGCTCGGCTTGGGGCCTTGGCGTGGTCGCAAGCGGCTCCGGATGCTTTTCTCGCTCGTCAGTGTCGCCTGTGGCGGGCTTTGGCTCGGGCTGATGACCGGTCAGGACCAGTGGATCAAATCGGGAATGCGGGGTTCGATCACAGGTTCCGCTCTGCCTCTGCTGGCACTCACGGTCTCCGCGCTGCTGATTCCCGCCGTCTTCGGGAAGAACATCTATTGCTCCCATCTCTGCCCGCACGGCGCTGCCCAACAGCTGATGGGCAGCTTCCGGAAGAAGCGGCACTCGCTACCGCCGAAACTTCACCGGTTCCTGGTGGGCATGCCTTGGCTGACGCTCGTCCTGTTGTGGGCGATGGCCTTCCTGGGCATCGGCGTTCCCTTCTCCCACTCCGAGCCTTTCGAAGTCTGGAGCGCGGGCTTTGTTGCCCTGCTCCCGGTGGTCATCTTCATCGGAGGCTTGGCAGCGGCGAGCTTCCTGCCCCAGGCCTACTGCCACTATGGATGTCCTACGGGAGCGGTGCTGAAGTTTCTGGCCAGCGCGCCCGGTCGCTGGACCCGCCGCGATTCGATCGCCGGAGGCCTGGTGGCCTTGTCTTGGTTCTTGGTTCCCATGGCATGA
- a CDS encoding FAD:protein FMN transferase, which yields MKRLLPFLLLVALLIALWRKQPSGPTLLAGRAMGCEWKLLTDENFDRVQLPGEIAAVLEHWEQVLSIWREDSDLSCYNRGEPASEDLSRVLELAEQLRLDTGGAFDHRMLAQLGKAGFGPGGTGVDLSSVGKGFAVDRVCELLRCRGIHRHVFSLAGEVRAGEGDWAVGIEGPDGIAETVSLSRQAMASSGNHRQWRESKNGRLVSHLLDPATGEPLLRPPCSVTVIGPDAAHASAWATALFVKGPGICPPGLRVVWLGRSH from the coding sequence ATGAAGCGACTTCTTCCATTCCTGCTCCTCGTCGCTCTTCTCATTGCCCTTTGGCGGAAGCAGCCGTCCGGGCCGACTCTGCTCGCTGGCCGGGCGATGGGCTGCGAGTGGAAGCTGCTTACGGATGAGAACTTTGATCGCGTGCAACTTCCGGGTGAGATCGCCGCGGTTCTCGAGCACTGGGAGCAAGTCCTCAGCATCTGGCGCGAGGACTCCGATCTCTCCTGCTACAATCGGGGTGAACCTGCGAGCGAGGATCTCTCCCGGGTTCTTGAGCTGGCGGAGCAACTCCGGCTGGATACCGGTGGAGCCTTCGATCATCGCATGCTCGCCCAGCTCGGGAAGGCTGGCTTCGGCCCCGGAGGGACGGGGGTGGACTTGTCGTCGGTGGGGAAGGGCTTCGCGGTCGACCGGGTTTGCGAGCTTTTGAGATGCCGCGGCATTCACCGGCATGTTTTTTCCCTCGCCGGCGAGGTGCGCGCCGGGGAAGGAGATTGGGCAGTGGGGATCGAAGGTCCGGACGGTATTGCCGAAACGGTTTCGCTCTCCAGGCAAGCGATGGCGAGCAGCGGGAATCACCGACAGTGGCGTGAATCCAAAAATGGCCGGCTAGTGTCCCATCTGCTGGATCCCGCCACGGGTGAGCCGCTTCTGCGTCCGCCTTGTTCCGTGACCGTCATCGGGCCGGATGCCGCGCATGCAAGTGCTTGGGCCACGGCGCTTTTCGTGAAGGGGCCCGGAATCTGCCCGCCGGGATTGAGGGTCGTCTGGCTCGGACGGTCACATTAG
- a CDS encoding PDZ domain-containing protein, with the protein MKFAGYAAIALGLLGSEVISAPDLGGLAKKLDAEDFKAREEAVTEMAAAADDHLEEVIRYLSSAKMGPEASARIPDILKNIFLRQCYRLGEPETGMIFSRYLETSSTKGVTAVHPLIEDVAKDSPAAKAGLRKGDVIVEWNGKPLEGDDCVGRLMKMIRTSGEGAKVKVRVRRFDYRSPARLAGKGPLQEPVELTLGSPLKEPPVKVIDGTFSGWLERMRIEHDLPEKYARTQS; encoded by the coding sequence ATGAAGTTTGCGGGTTATGCGGCCATCGCTTTGGGTCTTCTCGGTTCCGAGGTCATCTCCGCTCCGGATTTGGGAGGCTTGGCCAAGAAATTGGATGCCGAGGATTTCAAAGCCAGGGAAGAGGCGGTCACGGAGATGGCCGCCGCGGCAGATGATCACTTGGAGGAGGTGATCCGTTATCTCAGTTCAGCAAAGATGGGCCCCGAAGCGAGCGCCCGGATACCGGATATCTTGAAGAACATCTTCCTGCGCCAGTGCTATCGTCTCGGCGAACCCGAGACCGGCATGATCTTTTCCCGCTATCTTGAGACCAGCAGCACCAAGGGCGTCACTGCGGTCCATCCCTTGATTGAGGACGTGGCCAAGGACTCTCCCGCCGCGAAGGCGGGGCTTCGCAAAGGGGATGTGATCGTCGAGTGGAATGGCAAGCCGCTCGAAGGAGACGATTGCGTGGGACGCCTCATGAAAATGATCCGGACGTCAGGGGAGGGCGCGAAAGTGAAGGTCAGGGTCCGCCGTTTCGATTACCGGTCCCCGGCCCGCTTGGCAGGCAAGGGGCCGCTCCAGGAGCCGGTGGAACTCACCTTGGGCAGTCCCCTGAAGGAACCGCCGGTGAAAGTCATCGACGGCACTTTCTCCGGCTGGCTCGAGCGGATGCGCATCGAGCATGATCTTCCGGAAAAATACGCCCGGACTCAATCGTGA
- a CDS encoding tetratricopeptide repeat protein, with protein sequence MTRNAWIPALLALGFSLPVSAQLWKGIPGDINALEKAAKTDPEKAAEYAWHLLEGHGGRKFDAKQIFTLFEEASAQGSALGHVGLSRCYAKGIGTTADMRRTWKLAEEAGKTGHPEAWKQMGYLTNAGLGVAKDRKKAVELTEKAAQAGSISAQVNLLVYTNYAGEEDRYSPQAKIALKYGHLMAAINATFGYVFLRGRPEEYETNRKLIELLESRAELDHPEALQALSFVRSCQGDREASRVLELRAARTGTGDALEELAKEVSLPTNRGPKAPYTPYHVTEEGQQNLAWLNYQHGERGDHTVTSAASALAEGIDGKPGDPAAAVKLLAKHLPGTNKQNHFYLTLRYLPLVGKKEHEKAGALAVAHAAYATDRYPKALGLLGYLLSGNAKGIEADLPRAHAAMRQAPESEKQRQDQWKKLDAKLNDEQRKAADDLVAKGYPTAAEFIAEAAALLKEAGELEGTHD encoded by the coding sequence ATGACCCGAAATGCGTGGATTCCCGCACTTCTAGCCCTTGGCTTCTCTCTTCCCGTCTCCGCCCAGCTCTGGAAAGGGATTCCCGGCGATATCAATGCTCTGGAGAAGGCCGCGAAGACCGATCCCGAGAAGGCAGCTGAGTATGCCTGGCACCTCCTCGAGGGTCATGGCGGGCGGAAATTCGACGCCAAACAGATCTTCACTCTCTTCGAGGAGGCTTCCGCCCAAGGCAGCGCGCTCGGGCATGTGGGGCTCTCCCGCTGCTACGCCAAGGGTATCGGCACCACCGCCGACATGCGCCGGACATGGAAGCTCGCCGAGGAAGCAGGCAAAACCGGCCATCCGGAGGCATGGAAACAGATGGGCTATCTGACGAACGCGGGCTTGGGCGTGGCCAAGGACCGGAAGAAAGCGGTGGAGCTCACCGAGAAGGCTGCGCAGGCAGGAAGCATCTCGGCACAGGTGAACCTGCTGGTCTACACCAACTATGCCGGTGAGGAGGACCGCTACAGCCCACAAGCAAAGATCGCCCTGAAATACGGACACCTGATGGCGGCGATCAACGCGACCTTCGGCTACGTTTTCCTGCGGGGCAGGCCGGAGGAATATGAAACCAACCGCAAGCTGATCGAATTGCTGGAAAGCCGCGCCGAGCTTGATCACCCGGAGGCTCTCCAAGCACTGTCCTTCGTGAGAAGCTGCCAGGGCGATCGGGAGGCGAGCCGGGTGCTTGAACTCCGGGCAGCACGGACCGGGACGGGCGATGCACTCGAAGAACTGGCGAAAGAAGTTTCCCTGCCGACCAATCGGGGGCCGAAAGCGCCTTACACTCCCTATCATGTGACCGAGGAAGGCCAGCAGAACCTCGCCTGGCTGAACTATCAGCACGGGGAACGCGGCGACCACACGGTGACGAGTGCCGCAAGCGCCTTGGCCGAAGGGATTGATGGCAAGCCGGGCGATCCCGCCGCAGCCGTGAAACTGCTGGCCAAGCACCTGCCGGGAACCAACAAGCAAAACCACTTCTACCTCACCCTGCGCTATCTCCCGCTGGTCGGGAAGAAGGAGCACGAGAAAGCCGGAGCACTGGCCGTGGCTCACGCCGCCTATGCCACGGATCGATACCCGAAAGCGCTCGGACTGCTCGGCTACCTGCTCTCCGGCAACGCCAAGGGCATCGAAGCCGATCTACCCCGCGCCCACGCCGCGATGCGCCAAGCTCCTGAAAGCGAGAAGCAGCGGCAAGATCAATGGAAGAAACTCGACGCGAAGCTGAACGACGAGCAGCGCAAAGCGGCAGACGACTTGGTCGCGAAAGGCTACCCCACCGCGGCCGAGTTCATTGCCGAGGCTGCTGCCCTGCTGAAGGAAGCCGGAGAGCTTGAGGGCACTCACGATTGA
- the cimA gene encoding citramalate synthase, whose translation MSALSDKPVRLYDTTLRDGTQGEGFQLSLLDKLRIAERLDAFEVDYIEGGWPGSNPKDVEFFQEAKKLKLTHAKLAAFGSTRRADTPVEEDAQVRLLLEAETPVVTIFGKSWELHVTEVLRTTPEENRAMIRDTVAHLKKHGREVVYDAEHFFDGYKDSPEHALASLQAAAEGGADWLVLCDTNGGTLPAEVMEIAAAVQARIPGAPVGIHTHNDCELGVANAVAAVQAGATQVQGTINGYGERTGNCNLTSVIPILQLKMGLKVVPQLEKLRDLSYFVDDVSNNPHFARAPFVGRTAFAHKGGMHVNAVQKLARSYEHIEPQSVGNEQNILVSELSGQSNILMKAEQLGISLDKGSPEAKAVLQKVKDLENEGYAFEAAGGSLELLIRRELGRYEKPFDLKEFHTSFRQYRDGHQPVCEATVKLYVGEVPEYTVAEGHGVVNALDKALRKALRPFYPEISDVSLVDYKVRIIDGHDATAAKTRVLIESTDGKENWGTIGVSENIIEASWIALVDGIDLFLQRRK comes from the coding sequence ATGAGCGCTCTTTCCGACAAGCCGGTCCGACTTTACGACACCACCCTGCGCGATGGCACGCAGGGTGAAGGATTCCAGCTCTCCTTGCTCGACAAGCTGCGAATTGCCGAGCGCCTGGATGCCTTCGAGGTCGATTACATCGAAGGCGGCTGGCCGGGCTCGAACCCGAAGGACGTGGAGTTTTTCCAAGAGGCGAAGAAGCTGAAGCTCACGCATGCGAAGCTGGCGGCCTTCGGCTCGACCCGCCGTGCGGACACACCAGTGGAAGAGGATGCCCAGGTGCGCCTGCTGCTGGAGGCGGAGACGCCGGTGGTCACGATCTTCGGCAAGAGCTGGGAGCTTCACGTGACCGAGGTGCTGCGGACCACGCCGGAAGAAAACCGGGCGATGATTCGCGACACCGTCGCGCATCTCAAGAAGCACGGCCGCGAGGTGGTCTATGATGCCGAGCACTTCTTTGACGGCTACAAGGATTCGCCCGAGCATGCTCTCGCCTCGCTGCAAGCGGCGGCCGAGGGCGGTGCCGATTGGCTGGTGCTTTGCGACACGAACGGCGGCACCCTGCCTGCCGAGGTGATGGAGATCGCCGCTGCCGTGCAGGCACGCATCCCGGGAGCGCCGGTGGGTATCCATACCCATAACGATTGCGAACTGGGTGTGGCCAATGCCGTCGCCGCGGTGCAAGCCGGTGCCACGCAGGTGCAAGGAACGATCAACGGCTACGGCGAGCGCACCGGCAACTGCAACCTGACCTCGGTGATCCCGATCCTGCAGCTCAAGATGGGCCTGAAGGTGGTGCCACAATTGGAGAAACTCCGGGATCTCTCGTACTTCGTGGACGATGTCTCGAACAACCCGCACTTCGCGCGGGCTCCCTTCGTCGGTCGCACGGCCTTCGCGCACAAGGGCGGCATGCACGTGAATGCGGTGCAGAAGCTGGCGCGGAGCTACGAGCACATCGAGCCGCAGTCCGTGGGCAACGAGCAGAACATCCTGGTCTCCGAGCTCAGCGGGCAGTCGAACATCCTGATGAAGGCCGAGCAGCTCGGCATCTCGCTGGACAAGGGTTCGCCCGAAGCTAAGGCGGTGCTGCAGAAGGTGAAGGATCTGGAGAACGAGGGCTATGCCTTCGAAGCTGCGGGCGGTTCCCTGGAGCTGCTGATCCGCCGCGAACTGGGGCGCTATGAGAAGCCCTTCGATCTGAAGGAATTCCACACCTCCTTCCGCCAGTACCGCGATGGTCACCAGCCGGTCTGTGAGGCTACGGTGAAACTTTATGTCGGAGAGGTGCCCGAATACACGGTGGCCGAGGGTCACGGTGTGGTGAACGCTCTCGACAAGGCCCTGCGCAAGGCCCTGCGACCCTTCTATCCGGAGATCTCGGATGTCTCGCTGGTGGACTACAAGGTCCGCATCATCGATGGGCACGACGCTACCGCGGCGAAGACTCGCGTGCTGATCGAATCCACCGATGGCAAGGAGAACTGGGGCACGATCGGCGTCTCGGAGAATATCATCGAGGCTTCCTGGATCGCGCTGGTGGATGGCATCGATCTCTTCCTGCAACGGCGGAAGTAA
- a CDS encoding rhamnogalacturonan acetylesterase, with product MNAIFRALLLLLLSVSASLAQDERPVVKDSDLPPEEAAEQTLPALWIAGDSTVRNRGEMRGWGEDVSRFLDPAKIQVLNRAIGGRSSRTFFTEGRWDRMLGEMKKGDVVLIQFGHNDAGPLGAAGKFRGSIKGIGEETETVEKPDGTKETVQSYGWYLRHFARTAKAKGASVVLCSPVPHRKFDREGRAVADWTEWRGWVKACAEAEGVLFLDLSALIGEAYAGMGKAEVEALFADERTHTNHAGALFNARQVIAGCAGLAGKPLDGFLNEEGRVFSKR from the coding sequence ATGAATGCGATTTTCCGCGCGCTGCTCCTGCTGCTGCTCTCCGTTTCCGCGAGCTTGGCGCAGGATGAGCGACCGGTAGTGAAGGACAGTGATCTGCCTCCGGAGGAAGCTGCGGAGCAAACCCTGCCGGCGCTGTGGATCGCGGGGGACTCGACGGTGCGGAACCGTGGTGAGATGCGGGGCTGGGGTGAGGACGTTTCCCGCTTCCTGGATCCGGCGAAGATCCAGGTCCTGAACCGTGCGATCGGCGGGCGTTCCTCGCGGACCTTCTTCACGGAGGGGCGCTGGGACAGGATGCTCGGCGAGATGAAGAAGGGGGATGTGGTGCTGATCCAATTCGGGCATAACGATGCCGGTCCCTTGGGGGCTGCCGGGAAGTTCCGCGGCTCGATCAAGGGGATCGGTGAGGAGACGGAAACAGTGGAGAAGCCGGACGGGACGAAGGAAACGGTCCAAAGCTACGGCTGGTATCTCCGGCACTTTGCTCGCACGGCGAAGGCAAAGGGCGCGAGTGTGGTCCTGTGTTCGCCGGTGCCGCACAGGAAGTTCGATCGCGAGGGGAGGGCGGTGGCGGATTGGACGGAGTGGCGTGGCTGGGTGAAGGCCTGCGCGGAGGCGGAGGGCGTGCTGTTTCTGGATCTCTCCGCGCTGATCGGCGAGGCCTATGCCGGGATGGGGAAGGCGGAGGTGGAGGCGCTGTTCGCGGACGAGCGGACCCACACGAACCATGCGGGCGCGCTGTTCAATGCGCGACAGGTGATCGCAGGGTGTGCCGGTCTGGCAGGGAAGCCTTTGGATGGGTTTCTGAACGAAGAGGGGAGAGTGTTTTCCAAGCGGTGA
- a CDS encoding DUF1287 domain-containing protein — MRWIFLGLALLAPLPAQETGVKIVSAARKQVGVTLRYDPAYVSLVYPGGDVPKERGVCTDVIVRALREGLTQDLQKLVHEDMRANFGAYPKNWGLSRPDKNIDHRRVPNLQAFFKRRGFSVPVTKDPADYKPGDIVTCTVPPNLPHVMIVSDKKTDAGVPLMIHNIGAGAQEEDVLFEFPLTGHYRWK, encoded by the coding sequence ATGCGTTGGATCTTTCTCGGTTTGGCTTTGCTGGCCCCGCTTCCGGCTCAGGAGACGGGGGTGAAAATCGTGAGCGCGGCGCGGAAGCAGGTGGGAGTGACGCTGCGCTATGATCCTGCCTATGTGAGCCTGGTCTATCCGGGCGGGGATGTGCCGAAGGAGCGGGGCGTGTGCACGGATGTGATTGTCCGCGCGCTACGGGAGGGGCTGACGCAGGATCTGCAAAAGCTGGTGCACGAGGACATGCGAGCGAACTTCGGGGCCTATCCGAAGAACTGGGGTCTATCGCGGCCGGACAAGAACATCGACCACCGGCGGGTGCCGAACCTGCAGGCCTTCTTCAAGCGGCGCGGCTTCTCCGTGCCGGTGACGAAGGATCCGGCGGACTACAAGCCGGGCGACATCGTGACCTGCACCGTGCCGCCGAACCTGCCGCACGTGATGATCGTGAGCGACAAGAAGACCGATGCGGGGGTGCCGCTGATGATCCATAACATCGGGGCGGGGGCGCAGGAGGAAGACGTGCTGTTCGAGTTCCCGCTGACGGGGCACTACCGGTGGAAATAG
- a CDS encoding AAA family ATPase, giving the protein MDVKLSKPYDDIYTLTRLGLAGKRSDVAQYLRQMLRSEHPEEANRELKALLKSYELRSAGLREASPRTPPVDGDSRLQLLREETVDQLPVEPLFAPHMRSAVERFLAQRSQADELNRAGISPANTLLLWGPPGTGKTLTARYIAYQLNLPLLVLDLSSVMSSFLGKTGINIKRVLDYAKTFDCILLLDEFDSIAKRRDDTHELGELKRLVTVLLQEIDEWPGNRILIAATNHPELLDPAIWRRFNVDLRCDNPDQAARADFFRRRLSSDEVSSTVIEYLAEILEDWSYASLDRLILNSRRTVVVEKIEMTRAVLEELAHSGKLKSAQARADLAKRLVLAGINKSEACRIAGISRPTLDKRLKCKETDI; this is encoded by the coding sequence ATGGACGTAAAACTTTCTAAACCGTACGACGATATTTACACTCTGACGAGGCTTGGATTGGCGGGGAAGCGCTCAGACGTCGCCCAATATCTTCGTCAAATGCTGAGGAGCGAACATCCCGAAGAGGCTAATAGAGAGCTAAAGGCCTTGCTGAAAAGCTATGAACTGCGTTCCGCCGGTCTCCGCGAAGCGTCGCCTCGGACGCCTCCCGTAGACGGTGATTCTCGCTTGCAATTGCTTCGTGAGGAGACGGTAGATCAGCTACCGGTGGAGCCTCTGTTTGCTCCGCACATGCGCTCAGCCGTCGAGAGGTTTCTAGCACAGAGGTCACAAGCGGACGAATTGAACAGAGCTGGAATTTCGCCGGCGAACACTCTCCTTCTCTGGGGGCCACCGGGCACCGGCAAGACTCTGACGGCTCGGTACATCGCCTACCAATTGAATTTGCCGCTTCTTGTTTTGGATCTTTCGTCCGTGATGAGCAGCTTTCTGGGAAAGACTGGCATAAACATCAAGAGGGTTCTGGACTACGCTAAGACGTTCGATTGCATCCTCCTTCTAGACGAGTTTGATTCGATTGCAAAGCGTCGAGATGACACCCATGAGCTAGGTGAGCTGAAGCGGTTAGTCACCGTGTTGTTGCAGGAAATTGACGAATGGCCAGGGAATCGAATTCTTATAGCGGCAACGAATCATCCGGAACTTCTGGATCCTGCTATCTGGCGCCGATTCAATGTTGATCTAAGATGCGATAATCCCGATCAGGCTGCGCGAGCGGATTTTTTTAGGCGGAGGTTGTCTTCGGACGAAGTGTCATCTACGGTTATCGAATACTTGGCTGAGATTTTGGAAGATTGGTCATATGCTTCTCTGGATCGTCTGATTCTCAATTCTCGCCGGACAGTGGTAGTTGAAAAAATTGAAATGACACGAGCTGTTTTGGAAGAGCTTGCTCATTCCGGAAAACTGAAAAGCGCTCAAGCGCGGGCGGACTTGGCGAAGAGGCTTGTGCTAGCTGGAATTAACAAATCTGAAGCTTGTAGAATTGCGGGAATTTCCCGTCCAACTCTCGATAAACGACTTAAATGCAAAGAAACCGATATTTGA
- a CDS encoding S8 family peptidase: protein MQKKVTASVDIIASGSVYLLEEMARMIKGSNGSDAIGKTMGKIEDVFPIKASDRLRVPFSQHGDLLPIEFGVHQDHRWEQVGPLLVEFLAKRGASVDWTQSVPLLGLEFFYGLMDATTANELSQFSTIRVVRHAPTLRTIDVSIQPLGDLFASSQIQLPKPEIDSGDPTVHRVAVFDGGLAGDFFAPWAREFADSVSQGQDAKLQEHGFRVTSALLFGNLPSSGELRCPRFAVDHFRVLDNESDDADPYLLPRTLRIIRDTLEGGAYEFSNISIGPQYPVVDDDIHPWTATLDGLAGSGNLLISVAAGNTGQMDSDLGYDRVQVPADGANVLSVGAADLPQDGDSVRAAYSSVGPGRPTGYVKPDVIAFGGGSQIGFRTFSPNGRGGVDAVRGTSFSAPSVLRAGVQMREIFGDKISTLGIRCLLINAAQGKRNLREKGWGVVVPNEAIDLCTCGDGEVRVIYQGNLIDGQYVRSPIPSPVYEDLFEELPDDHPVEVAVTLCVGTEIDPFDAASYTRRGVEAWFTHRIPSEDGQLKEHTRPFFQVSAVFSSKTEQDRRAAGKWETVLHQKRIMELSSLRDAAIRLHPMSRFQGERDAAERGHTIPYAMVVAVKIPEIKDLYDRAYRKYSSRLEILTPVRIQI, encoded by the coding sequence ATGCAGAAGAAGGTTACAGCATCTGTGGACATCATCGCTTCTGGCTCGGTATATCTCCTTGAGGAGATGGCACGGATGATAAAAGGTAGTAATGGATCGGATGCTATTGGAAAAACAATGGGAAAAATCGAGGACGTTTTTCCCATAAAGGCGTCGGACCGTCTAAGAGTGCCATTCAGTCAGCATGGCGATCTCTTGCCAATTGAGTTTGGAGTGCATCAGGATCACCGATGGGAGCAGGTCGGCCCGCTTCTTGTCGAGTTTCTCGCAAAAAGAGGTGCTTCAGTTGACTGGACTCAGTCGGTGCCTCTTCTTGGATTGGAGTTTTTTTACGGCTTGATGGACGCTACGACCGCGAACGAGCTTTCTCAATTCTCAACAATTCGGGTGGTCCGCCATGCTCCGACGCTACGCACAATAGATGTCTCCATTCAACCCTTGGGTGATCTATTCGCTAGTTCGCAGATTCAGCTCCCAAAGCCGGAGATCGATAGTGGGGATCCTACAGTTCATCGTGTTGCCGTATTTGATGGAGGGTTGGCTGGGGACTTTTTCGCACCATGGGCGAGGGAGTTTGCTGATAGTGTCTCTCAGGGGCAGGATGCAAAACTTCAAGAGCACGGATTTCGAGTCACTTCCGCGCTACTTTTCGGGAATCTTCCATCCTCTGGTGAGCTTCGTTGTCCGCGATTTGCAGTAGATCACTTTCGTGTGCTAGACAATGAATCTGATGATGCTGACCCATATCTTTTGCCTCGGACGTTGAGAATAATACGTGATACATTGGAGGGCGGGGCCTACGAATTTTCCAACATCAGTATCGGGCCTCAATATCCTGTTGTGGACGATGACATTCATCCATGGACGGCAACCTTGGACGGTCTTGCAGGCTCGGGTAACCTTCTGATCTCCGTTGCCGCGGGCAATACAGGACAGATGGATAGTGACCTCGGATATGATCGAGTGCAAGTCCCTGCCGACGGTGCAAATGTTCTCTCAGTGGGGGCCGCAGATCTACCTCAAGATGGGGACTCGGTTCGCGCTGCCTACAGTAGCGTTGGTCCAGGACGGCCCACAGGATATGTGAAACCTGACGTCATCGCCTTTGGGGGGGGAAGCCAAATTGGATTCCGAACGTTCTCGCCGAATGGACGTGGTGGTGTAGATGCCGTTCGAGGGACGAGCTTCTCGGCACCATCGGTGCTGAGAGCGGGTGTGCAAATGAGGGAGATTTTTGGCGATAAGATTTCGACTTTGGGTATTCGATGTCTGTTGATCAATGCAGCGCAAGGGAAGAGAAACCTTCGCGAGAAGGGATGGGGGGTCGTTGTGCCTAATGAGGCTATCGATCTGTGCACCTGTGGTGATGGAGAGGTCCGAGTGATCTACCAAGGAAACCTGATCGATGGACAATACGTGCGGTCCCCAATTCCTAGCCCGGTTTATGAGGATCTCTTTGAGGAGCTCCCAGATGACCATCCGGTTGAGGTGGCCGTGACCCTCTGCGTTGGGACCGAGATCGACCCCTTTGATGCCGCATCTTATACGCGTCGGGGGGTTGAAGCTTGGTTTACTCACAGAATCCCCAGTGAGGATGGGCAGTTAAAGGAGCATACTAGACCTTTCTTCCAAGTTTCAGCAGTTTTCAGCTCGAAAACGGAGCAGGATCGCCGGGCGGCGGGAAAATGGGAAACGGTCCTGCATCAGAAGCGGATCATGGAGCTTAGCTCGCTTCGGGATGCCGCGATCAGGCTTCACCCGATGTCTAGATTTCAAGGAGAGCGAGATGCTGCAGAGAGAGGACACACGATTCCCTACGCAATGGTGGTGGCTGTTAAGATTCCGGAGATTAAAGACCTGTATGACAGAGCGTATCGTAAATATTCGAGCCGATTGGAGATTCTTACGCCGGTTCGGATCCAAATTTGA